The following are encoded together in the Rhinopithecus roxellana isolate Shanxi Qingling chromosome 5, ASM756505v1, whole genome shotgun sequence genome:
- the LOC104665268 gene encoding oocyte-expressed protein homolog, whose product MVQAGEDHPYSKSSKPNGAWWFPVQELRDPLVFYLEAWLADELFGPDRAMIPEMEWTRQALMTVDIVGSGNLVEITVFGRPSVQNRVKSMLLCLAWFHREHRARAEKMKHLEKNLKAHASDLHSPQDPVA is encoded by the exons ATGGTACAAGCTGGTGAAGACCATCCTTACAGTAAAAGCTCCAAGCCA AATGGAGCTTGGTGGTTTCCGGTGCAGGAACTGAGAGACCCTTTGGTGTTCTACCTGGAGGCATGGCTGGCAGATGAGCTCTTTGGCCCGGACAGAGCCATGATTCCAGAAATGGAGTGGACGAGGCAGGCCCTGATGACAGTGGACATAGTGGGCTCTGGGAACCTAGTCGAAATCACCGTTTTTGGACGGCCCAGTGTACAGAATCGGGTGAAGAGCATGCTCCTGTGCCTGGCATGGTTTCACCGAGAACATCGTGCCCGAGCTGAGAAGATGAAACACCTTGAGAAGAACTTGAAGGCCCATGCATCAGACCTCCACTCTCCCCAGGATCCTGTTGCTTAA